Proteins encoded within one genomic window of Leptospira stimsonii:
- a CDS encoding CapA family protein: protein MKQAALRSILSFIFLISFALFADPQTNTTVKIKAVGDMVPGTNYPEPLNIQDPRSFLFGKVENHLKGADILFGNFESTLTNFPSTSKDTSRKMIFAFRTPPSYAKVLKDVGFDILSIANNHSLDFHQQGFDDTQKNLSDAGIRYTGKKGMITYMNVKNVSVAWIGFSHLKSHNNVNEIEEGVALVKEAKKKAQLVFISFHGGAEGGPALHVKNQMERFYGEYRGNLVEFSHSLIDAGADLVIGHGPHLVRAMELYKGRLIAYSLGNFMGYRALSSRGIVGYSLVLEAEVDSQGKFVKGKIIPLQLDSASIPEYDPEKKTIDLLRKLTKEDFPGKGPKISEDGVILPGV, encoded by the coding sequence ATGAAACAAGCCGCTCTACGTTCCATTCTTTCTTTTATATTTTTGATTTCATTTGCGCTCTTTGCCGATCCGCAAACAAACACGACCGTCAAGATCAAAGCTGTCGGGGATATGGTGCCCGGGACGAATTATCCGGAACCTCTCAATATTCAGGATCCAAGATCTTTTCTTTTCGGAAAGGTGGAGAATCATCTCAAAGGCGCTGATATTCTTTTCGGTAACTTTGAAAGTACTCTGACTAATTTTCCCAGCACTTCGAAGGATACTTCGAGAAAGATGATCTTCGCGTTTCGAACTCCTCCTTCCTATGCAAAGGTCTTAAAGGACGTAGGATTTGATATTTTAAGTATCGCTAATAATCATTCTTTGGATTTTCATCAGCAAGGCTTTGACGATACGCAGAAAAATCTTTCGGATGCCGGGATTCGTTACACCGGTAAGAAGGGAATGATCACGTATATGAATGTTAAAAACGTTTCGGTCGCTTGGATCGGTTTTTCCCACCTGAAGTCGCATAACAATGTGAACGAAATCGAAGAAGGAGTCGCTCTCGTAAAAGAGGCCAAGAAGAAAGCCCAACTCGTTTTTATATCCTTTCACGGCGGTGCGGAAGGTGGTCCGGCTCTTCACGTCAAAAATCAGATGGAACGTTTTTACGGAGAATATAGAGGGAATCTCGTTGAGTTCAGCCATTCTTTGATCGACGCAGGCGCCGATCTCGTGATCGGACACGGTCCTCACCTCGTTCGAGCGATGGAATTGTATAAGGGCAGGTTGATCGCATATTCTCTCGGTAACTTTATGGGCTATAGAGCGCTTTCTTCACGCGGAATCGTGGGTTATTCCCTCGTCTTGGAAGCGGAAGTCGATTCTCAGGGGAAGTTCGTAAAAGGAAAAATCATTCCTCTGCAATTGGACAGCGCTTCGATTCCTGAATATGATCCCGAAAAGAAAACGATCGATCTTTTGAGAAAGTTAACCAAAGAAGACTTTCCCGGCAAGGGACCTAAAATTTCCGAAGATGGTGTGATCCTTCCGGGAGTATGA
- a CDS encoding class I SAM-dependent methyltransferase has protein sequence MERIPCNTCGSSEFKPLFTKSNHKNEIFQIVRCKCCKLVQVSPQPSPEEVASYYSEEYFLKRSDRGYDNYFSDGVRNEISRVFGLNLRDLDFPSWEKTLSSEKRCLDVGCAAGYFVDYMQQREWDSYGMDIAEAPVKFAKEKLGLKVEQKDFLQWEENTSEKFDLITLWASIEHLHKPKETLQKIYTLLKPGGRIFLSTCRWGILAKLQGPSWRYLNVPEHLYYYSLTGITELCKSLGYKKKKQITYGSGLTTKKNAGVLYKLLKYFADPTVKFFNQGDMMALSFEKPKSN, from the coding sequence ATGGAACGTATCCCTTGCAATACCTGCGGCTCATCCGAATTCAAACCTCTTTTTACGAAATCCAATCACAAAAACGAAATTTTCCAGATCGTCCGATGCAAATGTTGCAAGCTCGTTCAAGTAAGTCCCCAACCCTCTCCGGAAGAAGTGGCTTCCTATTATTCGGAAGAATACTTTTTGAAAAGAAGCGACCGAGGTTATGACAATTATTTTTCAGACGGAGTACGAAACGAAATCTCCCGAGTTTTCGGACTCAATTTAAGAGACTTGGATTTTCCGTCCTGGGAAAAAACTCTTTCCTCGGAAAAACGCTGTTTAGACGTAGGTTGCGCCGCCGGATACTTCGTAGACTATATGCAACAAAGAGAATGGGATTCTTACGGAATGGATATCGCGGAAGCTCCCGTAAAATTCGCTAAAGAAAAACTCGGACTCAAAGTGGAACAAAAAGATTTTTTACAATGGGAAGAGAATACCTCCGAGAAATTCGATCTGATCACGTTATGGGCGTCTATTGAACACCTCCACAAACCGAAAGAAACATTACAAAAAATTTATACACTTCTAAAACCGGGAGGAAGAATCTTCCTTTCCACTTGCAGATGGGGAATTCTCGCAAAGCTACAAGGCCCTTCCTGGAGATACCTTAATGTACCGGAACATCTATACTACTATTCTCTCACGGGGATAACGGAACTTTGCAAGTCACTCGGTTATAAGAAGAAAAAACAGATCACATACGGAAGCGGGCTGACTACGAAAAAAAACGCTGGAGTTCTTTATAAACTTCTGAAGTATTTCGCCGACCCGACCGTAAAATTTTTCAACCAAGGCGATATGATGGCCCTTTCTTTTGAAAAACCGAAATCGAATTAA
- a CDS encoding TonB-dependent receptor plug domain-containing protein, whose product MGKNKYIRYLEYSKVFLFFISTIGLYSQENSSSPNVQKAETVQVLGKVPDTNSQNFRSNPSGFQTAIKLDETSARYTSLPEVLEREAGLRVRSFGGLGSYSTLSIRGTNPNQSRIYLDGIPLNNSQGGEVNLADLPFDSLESVEVYRSGNPIGFSGSAIGGSVNLVTRKDSGKPKTRINVGGGSFNTGKVSVSHTGNYNGIGASFMALGEKSDQNFSFKNDHGTVVLNTLDDTIDRRKNAGFERSALFGTLKYQIGKTEIKFLNDFNHRIHGLPGPGSNQTNQVHRKYDRYTGSFASDTKGLFVDWFRLETRSFYTAAKDDLFDPASEFSKGAPNSRAEVRQMGVQLMPTLYLTDYYQILRGFVSLEREFFDRERLTPSNYVSRIEPLKERNYSSYRIEDEIRLFDAKVLLIPSVTWDHYKDRFPSEEPWYRKENPLSGDQKKNTFTNPKFGFVWKLFERETWDIQFQANVSKQFRIPSFLEMFGEQGSVIANPNLKPEQSGNGDGGFVLKTEHSFLKTKTSVSYFSKDIKDMILFLPNSQFTLRPENVDSAKIRGLEFSHREDWKYGFKFLFNYTYQSAINNSSSPYLNGKVLPLRPRHEFSSTISWKGKRIETGLELLYIGAVFRDRTNEYINYIPARQIWNCFFTLVLFSEPGESTKDSFGNLKESALSKEFLLTLEVKNFTDKRISDLIGYPLPGRSWYATLSMRF is encoded by the coding sequence ATGGGAAAGAACAAATACATTCGATATTTAGAATATTCTAAAGTATTTCTGTTTTTTATTTCGACGATCGGTCTTTATTCTCAGGAGAATTCGAGTTCTCCGAATGTACAGAAAGCGGAAACGGTCCAGGTCCTCGGTAAGGTCCCTGACACAAACTCCCAAAATTTTAGGTCCAATCCAAGCGGTTTTCAGACAGCGATCAAATTGGACGAAACATCCGCACGTTATACGTCTTTGCCTGAGGTTTTGGAAAGAGAAGCCGGTCTTCGAGTTCGTTCGTTCGGAGGCCTCGGTTCTTATTCGACACTTTCGATTCGCGGAACCAATCCCAACCAATCTCGGATTTATTTGGACGGAATTCCTCTCAACAATTCTCAAGGAGGAGAGGTCAATCTCGCCGATCTTCCTTTTGACAGTTTGGAAAGCGTGGAGGTCTATCGTTCCGGAAATCCGATCGGCTTTTCAGGTTCCGCGATCGGCGGATCGGTTAACCTTGTCACACGAAAAGATTCCGGAAAACCGAAGACTCGAATCAACGTAGGCGGTGGTTCGTTTAACACTGGTAAGGTTAGTGTTTCGCATACTGGTAATTATAACGGCATCGGCGCTAGTTTTATGGCTCTCGGCGAGAAATCGGACCAAAACTTCTCCTTTAAAAACGATCACGGAACCGTCGTCCTAAATACGTTAGACGACACGATTGATCGAAGAAAAAACGCTGGTTTCGAAAGGTCGGCTCTTTTCGGAACTCTAAAGTATCAGATCGGAAAAACGGAAATCAAATTTTTAAACGACTTCAATCATAGGATTCACGGTCTTCCAGGGCCTGGCTCCAATCAAACCAATCAGGTTCACAGAAAATACGATCGTTATACCGGGTCCTTTGCCTCCGATACAAAAGGGCTTTTTGTGGATTGGTTTCGCCTGGAGACGAGAAGTTTTTATACCGCGGCGAAGGACGATCTTTTTGATCCCGCATCTGAATTTTCGAAGGGCGCTCCGAACTCGAGAGCTGAGGTTCGACAGATGGGAGTGCAACTGATGCCCACTCTCTATCTCACAGACTATTATCAGATCCTTCGCGGTTTTGTTTCCCTTGAGAGAGAATTTTTCGATCGAGAGAGGTTGACTCCTTCCAATTACGTCTCGAGAATCGAACCTCTCAAAGAGAGAAACTATTCTTCCTATCGCATCGAGGATGAGATTCGTCTTTTTGACGCAAAGGTTTTGCTGATTCCTTCCGTGACGTGGGATCACTATAAGGATCGTTTCCCTTCGGAGGAACCTTGGTATCGTAAGGAAAATCCTCTCTCTGGAGATCAGAAAAAAAACACATTCACAAATCCTAAATTTGGTTTTGTCTGGAAGCTCTTCGAGAGAGAAACATGGGATATTCAATTTCAAGCGAACGTTTCAAAACAATTTAGAATTCCTTCCTTTTTGGAAATGTTTGGAGAGCAGGGAAGTGTCATCGCAAATCCGAATCTCAAACCGGAGCAAAGCGGCAACGGAGACGGAGGTTTTGTCCTAAAGACGGAACATTCTTTCTTAAAAACAAAAACGAGCGTTTCTTATTTTTCGAAAGATATCAAGGATATGATTCTTTTCCTTCCGAATTCTCAATTCACTTTGAGACCGGAGAACGTCGATTCGGCGAAGATTCGAGGTTTGGAATTTTCACACAGAGAAGACTGGAAGTACGGTTTTAAGTTTCTTTTCAATTATACGTATCAGAGCGCGATCAACAATTCTTCTTCTCCTTACCTCAATGGGAAGGTGCTTCCTTTGAGGCCAAGACACGAGTTTTCGAGTACGATTTCTTGGAAAGGAAAACGAATCGAGACCGGTTTGGAATTGTTGTATATAGGAGCCGTGTTCCGGGACCGAACCAACGAATACATCAATTATATTCCGGCGAGACAGATCTGGAATTGTTTTTTTACACTGGTTCTTTTTTCCGAACCGGGAGAATCAACGAAAGATTCGTTCGGAAACTTAAAAGAATCCGCGCTCTCCAAAGAATTCTTACTTACCTTGGAAGTGAAAAATTTTACGGATAAGAGAATTTCCGACCTGATCGGTTATCCGCTTCCGGGAAGAAGCTGGTATGCGACCCTGAGTATGAGGTTTTGA
- a CDS encoding sensor histidine kinase yields the protein MKSTIEKNVILGIGVIILLNFVIAGSAFYAMNQSSDLRKWESHTQEVLANLEETLSSFNEMHSSLRSYILYKDAFLLTGYHENKGVLLSRINSLNILTRDNSEQQTRIAELQPLVNEKIDFMEATVLRQKFQPIGNYTKAFHSSKGNVLSEKIRVILKDMKEKELRLYQSRREESETNLKFAIGLIFIAIILNLSFISFQYILIYQESKRRQGAEERLKNTNANLENYSSQLERSNKDLESFSYSVSHDLRAPIRGIAGFSKILMEDHGNILPEDGKRIIEIIIQNAGNMGQLIDDLLEYSRLGRKEILFTSINMKQMAQKVLEEVSNYYPNSKVQTAVGELPSAKADSALLKQLLFNLISNSFKYSREKENPRVEVGSYEHEGETVFFVKDNGAGFDMKYQHKLFNMFQRLHHPEEFEGTGVGLAIVKRVVEKHKGKVWGESKLNEGACFYFTLGVLEDDAQLT from the coding sequence TTGAAGAGTACGATTGAAAAAAACGTAATTCTTGGGATAGGTGTGATCATCCTTCTCAACTTCGTGATAGCAGGATCCGCCTTCTATGCGATGAATCAATCCTCGGATTTACGAAAATGGGAATCACATACACAGGAAGTTCTTGCCAATTTAGAAGAAACGCTTTCGTCTTTTAACGAAATGCATTCCTCTCTTAGAAGTTATATACTATATAAGGATGCTTTTTTACTCACTGGTTACCACGAAAACAAAGGTGTACTTCTATCTAGGATAAACAGTCTAAACATTCTCACCCGTGATAATTCCGAGCAACAAACAAGGATCGCAGAATTACAGCCACTGGTGAATGAAAAGATCGACTTTATGGAAGCGACCGTTTTACGTCAAAAGTTTCAACCGATCGGAAACTATACGAAAGCCTTTCACTCTTCCAAAGGAAATGTTTTAAGCGAAAAAATTCGGGTTATCCTGAAAGATATGAAAGAGAAAGAACTTCGCCTCTATCAATCGAGAAGGGAAGAATCGGAAACGAATCTTAAATTTGCAATTGGTCTTATTTTTATCGCGATCATACTCAACCTTTCCTTTATTTCATTTCAGTACATCTTAATATATCAAGAAAGTAAAAGAAGACAAGGCGCCGAAGAGCGATTAAAAAATACGAATGCGAATCTCGAAAACTACTCGTCCCAACTCGAGAGATCGAATAAAGATCTAGAATCATTTTCCTACTCCGTTTCGCACGACCTACGAGCGCCGATTCGAGGCATCGCCGGCTTTTCTAAAATTCTTATGGAAGATCATGGAAACATTCTACCTGAAGACGGAAAAAGAATTATCGAAATCATTATACAGAATGCCGGGAATATGGGACAGCTGATCGACGACCTTCTGGAATACTCCCGTCTTGGAAGAAAGGAAATTCTATTTACTTCGATTAATATGAAACAGATGGCTCAAAAAGTGCTCGAAGAAGTTTCCAATTATTATCCGAATTCAAAAGTTCAAACCGCAGTTGGAGAACTTCCATCGGCAAAGGCGGACTCAGCCCTGCTCAAACAACTTCTTTTTAATTTGATTTCAAATTCCTTCAAATACTCCAGGGAAAAAGAAAATCCTAGGGTCGAGGTCGGTTCGTATGAACACGAAGGAGAAACCGTATTTTTCGTAAAAGACAACGGTGCGGGATTCGACATGAAGTATCAGCACAAATTGTTTAATATGTTTCAAAGACTTCATCATCCGGAGGAATTCGAAGGAACCGGAGTTGGCCTGGCGATCGTAAAAAGAGTCGTCGAAAAACACAAGGGAAAAGTCTGGGGAGAAAGCAAACTGAATGAAGGTGCTTGTTTTTATTTCACGCTGGGGGTTCTTGAAGACGATGCACAACTTACATGA